Proteins from a single region of Streptomyces sp. HUAS 15-9:
- a CDS encoding DUF6177 family protein, translated as MTKDVIALTPRMPDMWALLAGLYAGGPRLDVSAGADGAVLRLCGPQGRPLVSVEAPVLVKVPGEAERLLGQEAAVPFWWTEVRASGAVPEAERLAGSVCGRLALLLDGRVWPEGAVTTEVVDITAVAAPDDGQPVVDVLTESTAVVLADRPVLALTPWLSDVFRTTTATGRALQIVTPPGVRVSPPARATLLQVPNRWVVQDPAQGYYDGLSGAVLRWQDGTFAPAPAAHGTATVADAFTRVEPTDERQLVVAFRTVRPADNDLVLGRSLEAAWRTLTGAPPVGWGTAEPVNLPWSPRQLTDTARDRAPAPTYLIAVGQPDRPALASLRCTRTESGVEEEVTLTLGYGADEIPPTDRIESLAEALVTDHGLTTMLTSVRRASRDLTAAPRLQAPHTPLAFTLGARDVRGIGLTHARRPPVAVSPAQLGPPSAPALHYPIGEGTDAEAWTALRLLATHLKAGVPGAP; from the coding sequence GTGACCAAGGACGTCATCGCCCTCACCCCGAGGATGCCCGACATGTGGGCCCTGCTGGCCGGGCTCTACGCCGGTGGACCCCGGCTCGACGTGAGCGCCGGAGCCGACGGCGCGGTCCTTCGCCTGTGCGGGCCACAGGGCCGGCCACTCGTCTCTGTGGAGGCGCCGGTTCTGGTCAAGGTGCCCGGTGAGGCCGAACGGCTGCTGGGGCAGGAGGCTGCCGTGCCGTTCTGGTGGACCGAGGTCCGGGCCTCCGGGGCGGTGCCCGAGGCGGAGCGCCTGGCGGGTTCGGTGTGCGGGCGGCTCGCTCTGCTGCTGGACGGGCGCGTATGGCCCGAGGGGGCGGTGACCACGGAGGTCGTCGACATCACGGCCGTCGCGGCGCCGGACGACGGACAGCCGGTCGTGGACGTGCTCACCGAGAGCACGGCCGTCGTCCTGGCCGACCGGCCTGTGCTGGCCCTGACCCCGTGGCTGTCCGACGTGTTCCGGACCACCACGGCCACGGGCCGCGCCCTGCAGATCGTCACCCCACCAGGCGTACGCGTCAGTCCCCCCGCCCGCGCGACCCTGCTGCAGGTACCCAACCGCTGGGTCGTGCAGGATCCGGCGCAGGGCTACTACGACGGCCTGTCCGGCGCGGTGCTGCGCTGGCAGGACGGCACGTTCGCGCCCGCACCCGCGGCCCACGGCACGGCGACGGTCGCCGACGCGTTCACAAGGGTGGAACCGACGGACGAGCGGCAGCTCGTCGTCGCGTTCCGCACCGTACGCCCGGCCGACAACGACCTGGTTCTGGGACGGTCCCTGGAAGCAGCCTGGCGCACGCTGACCGGTGCCCCGCCCGTCGGCTGGGGCACCGCGGAACCTGTGAACCTGCCTTGGTCGCCGCGCCAGTTGACCGACACGGCGCGCGACCGGGCGCCCGCGCCCACGTACCTGATCGCGGTCGGGCAACCCGACCGCCCCGCGCTGGCCTCGCTCCGATGCACGCGTACGGAGAGCGGGGTCGAGGAGGAGGTCACGCTCACCCTCGGCTACGGCGCGGACGAGATCCCGCCCACGGACCGGATCGAGTCGCTCGCCGAGGCCCTCGTCACGGACCATGGCCTGACCACCATGCTCACATCCGTGCGCCGAGCCTCCCGCGACCTCACCGCGGCCCCACGTCTTCAGGCCCCGCACACCCCGCTCGCCTTCACCCTGGGCGCCCGTGACGTGCGAGGCATCGGCCTCACCCACGCCCGTCGCCCACCGGTCGCCGTAAGCCCGGCGCAGCTCGGCCCGCCCTCGGCCCCGGCCCTGCACTATCCCATCGGAGAAGGCACGGACGCCGAGGCCTGGACGGCGCTGCGGTTGCTGGCGACGCACCTGAAGGCAGGCGTACCCGGAGCACCGTAG